The Ostrea edulis chromosome 1, xbOstEdul1.1, whole genome shotgun sequence genomic sequence AATGTACTCTGTTGCAAGAGGCTGTATTGGAGGGGGAATGGGACGGTTTTCAACAGACGATGCCCTGAACGCTAAATCTGGTGTTTTGTTTCTGACGATTGGCGTTTCAATCCTCCGTGGTCCCATTCTAAAAGCGGCAACGGATGACATTGTAGGCTGTGGTAGTGTGTTTGGTTTATTAGTGGTTGTCGTAAAAGTCTGGAACGCCACGTTAGgaatttcattatcaatatttattggtGGTGGATTTTCTAGTGAATACATGTTATTTGATAGCTGTTCTGATTCCAGTGGCTTTGAGAGCGTTGGGATGCCCATATTTAACCGTGCCTCTGTTGTGCTGATAAGGTTGGGATTGTTAGTTATTGTGTATTCCTTGATTTTCATTCGATGTGGATCGGAGACTTCAACGGGGGAAATTTGCATTTGAGGTTCAAAAACAAACGCATTTTTATTCACAACTGCTTCTTTGGGTTTGAGACTCCCAGCTTCTGCGGGCTGATATACATGTGCATTGTTATTGTGAATGTTTCTGGGTGTTTTAGTCTCAATCTTTCCTCTCTTTCTACCAGAATTCGCCGCAGACCAGAATCTATTCAATACTTTTCCTCCCATATTCATTGGATTTTCATATGCATTAGGTACGGGtttttgatttataattttattattttgcaAATCTTTTCCCATCAGTTGGTACCAAAATTCAAAACTGTTATCCATTTTGTTCATTTTGAATGGTGGATTTGTTCTGGAAAACTGTGGATCTTTAATGCTTCTTGGTTGAAAGCGTGCAGCGACTGGTTTAGCCGTGCTAATGATTTTTGGCACAGTGTTTCCGCGCTGGGACACTGGAGCTTCTTCCAGGACATTAATTGGTGGCATTCTGTCATTTGCCTGATAAAATTGTTTAGCATTAACGGGGTTCGTGGGGTTTCTTGAATTTACCCTGTTTGAACCCTGACCTTCATAAAAAGGTTTTGATTTGGTAGGTTCAGCTGAAAAGAAAGCTTTAGGCCGTTGCTCGAAAAAATCCTGATAAAATGGCATACCCGGCTCTCCAAACTTTGCAacgaattttttgtttttgtcaaaGAGGGCCTGTACGCTATTTGAATTTTGTACCCCATTTCTATCTGATACTCTGTATGCAGCGTTTTTGTGAACTGCAGTTGCCTGTCTTGTCGCTTCAATACTGTTTCTATTGTCATGTTGATATTGTAATAGAGATATGCCACCTTCTGGTCGATTTCGTGGTTGATTTCTAGGTTGATTTCTCGATTCGTCGAACACAAATGCGTATGCATTCTTTTTAAGAGAGTCTGTGGTTTTTGGAGTTGCAATTCGACGGTCAGGTCTTTCTATGGAAATTTCCGGTTTTACTTTATTGGTATTTACAGGTGGCCTATAATCAAAGTCTGGATCAAAAGGAATTTCTGGTTCGTACACAAATGCAGTGGGCTTTTGTGTACTTATATCTTCACCGAAatcagttttaaaaacatttgaagGAGGGGGAGGAGGTGGTGGGGGTACAATAGGATAGTCTATAACTTGGTATGAAGGTTTGCTGGCCTTTTTGGGGGCATCTGTTATAGGTGGCGGAGGTAGTGTAGATGATGTCTCGTTTATAGGGTCAGGAGTAGGTGGAGGAGCCTGGATAGATGGTACTTCATCCAAAGTCTCATCTTGTGGTGTAGATGGAGAAGGTGGTAGTTTTGGTTCCGGAGCCACTGCCTTAATTTGTGGATTCGACTCTGGAGAAAGCTCAGGTTGGGTATTTAATGAGAGGGGTGGGGAGGGAGGGCCTGGAAAATTCGTGTCAGGGTTTGCTTCCACAAAAGTTTTGAATTCGTTTTGCTTCTTCTCGTATTCAGATAAAAGGTCCTCGGTGTTCGTTGTAGTATCCGTTCTGTTTATGATTCCGGGGATTTCGATTACTGTGTCAATAACAGTAGTGGTGTTTGGTATAATTTTGGAATCAGTTACTTCTTTATCTACCATATCAGAAGGTCCTGTGTGGTTACGAACAGTGTGTTTCTCATTCATAGATGACTTGTTACCTATCTCGGGAGTCCGCATGAGAACACTTGTCATGTTCTCATCTGAAGTTAGGGTAGAATCTAATATCGCCATACGTTGAGAAATATTTTTCTGACTTTTCAGATCTGGTGTTATTTCTGCGGTTGCAACATCAGAAGATGGATGGGTTATGTCGCCTTCGGTAGCTACAGTAACATCACTGTCGCCGATGAGATTAGGTGCGATTTCTCTCTCTGGTACTGTTATAGAAGTGTTGGATTCCGCTCCTCCAATTTTGTTTGGATACTCGTTAACCGGATCTGTTAAAACGGTATCTTCTCCAGGAATATCTGAGGTTGTCTTTACTACCACAGACGCATTAACAATATTTTCTAAGGGTATCTGAGAATTAGCGACCTTAGAATCATTTGCTGTCGGCCCTGTGGCGGTGAGTAAAAGTAGATCATTTCTTCCATCAAACGTCTCGTTGAGATTGAAGTTGAAGTCCACTGTTGTGACGGGTGCCGTGGTTGTGGTGGGATCCATTGGAGATGTAGCAGTTTGTAAAACGTCTGCCACCACTCCGCCATCCCCCACAGGTAGAACTCCAGTCCCAGATTCAACCAAGGTGGTCTCCCCAGGATACGTTTCAACAACACCTTCTTGGCCGGTTACAATTTCACCATCTGCCGCTGCCCCAGGGTCTACAACACCATCTGGGCCGGTTACAATTTCACCATCTGCCGCTGCCCCAGGGTCTACAACACTTTCTTGTCCGGTTACAATTTCACCATCTCCCGCTGCCCCAGGGTCTACAACACTTTCTGGGCCGGTTACAATTTCACCATCTCCTGCTGCCCCAGGGTCTACAACACCATCTGGGCCGGTTACAATTTCACCATCTGTCGCTGCCCCAGGGTCTACAACACTTTCTTGTCCGGTTACAATTTCACCATCTGCCTCTGCCCCAGGATCTACAACACCTTCTGGGCCGGTTACAATTTCACCATTTGCCGCTGCCCCAGGGTCTACAACACCTTCTGGGCCGGTTACAATTTCACCATCTCCTGCTGCCCCAGGGTCTACAACACCTTCTGGGCCGGTTACAATTTCACCATCTCCTGCTGCCCCAGGGTCTACAACACCTTCTGGGCCGGTTACAATTTCACCATCTCCTGCTGCCCCAGGGTCTACAACACCTTCTGGGCCGGTTACAATTTCACCATCTGCTGCTGTCCCAGGATCCACTAATGCTTCCCCACCGACAGGGGGGTCTTGTTTTGGTACATTGGCATTGTCCGTTATGGGAGCTGTTTCCTTTGTTAATACGTCTGTTCCATCAGAAACTAGACTGGCTGGAGGGGTGAGATCTCCAACACCTGGGTCAGTGGCCAGTGTGTCTCCCAGAACTTCTTCACCAGGATTTGTGACGACCAATGGATCTTCAAATGGGTCTGGAATAAATCATCAATGACTTATTATCATCTTGGAATTCTAGCTATCCGATGCTCTTGAACATAGGTATacattttcatttgttataaagtttaACAGTCGTATCACACAATTAGGTTTAGATAAAGGCAACTCGGCCGATTCATGTTCCCATATTCATTTGCTTTTTTCCTTTttagagaagaaatatttgaagAAGACTCTCCTTGCTTGAAAAGTTTCAGTGCGAAATCACTATATCAGAAATAACTCGCACAGGCCATTTGTTACCTTGTGTTAAtcgttgaccttgacctttgactaaaCAGAAAGGGTCATCCTTTTCTAATAGAGAATTTCCATGTGAAATTTCTTCCTAGATCtctaatagtacatgtatttgagaaaaaaattgattCATTTCTTGTGATATGTAATCAACCAAGTCGACGTTCTGATCTGAAAATAAATATGCATTATCCTAAAGTTATTGAGACTCTTCACATGGGGTATCATTGCTAAAGCTCAAATGGTGTTTGAGATAACTTCAGACGCATTTCTCACTATGTGTAAAACAAAAACCTTggccttttgacctcaaaaccACCAGGGGTCATCCTTAATTGGTGAGTCTTCAtgtcaaatttcaattttaaacatcAGATTGCATTTGATGCTACTTATTGCTTATTAGAACTCTTACCACTTgcgacctttgaccttttgatctaGAGAGAATTGAGGTTTCCATGAGTAACAAAGTCACTTTGGGTCAAGTTTCATTTGTAAAACTCAATACCGTTCGAGATTTCATCCGAGAACTACGgtgttacagacagacggatggacagggACGGACATATTCCACATGTTCGGTGAAGCGTGGACAATTAATGTGTTTTATGCGTCACAGTTCAATATTAAGCCTATAATATTCCAGCTTACCCCCTGGCGCCGGCGGTCCTTCTGGAAATGTTGCTATGTTGGGTAAAAATTCTGATCCCGGATCTTGGCCTACAATGGAATATGATGACAATAGATATACAAAGGAACAGGGAATAGGCGTTATATATCAGGTATTGTCATTGGAGAGATGCATTTCCACTGGACAGGTAGGAAATCTACACATTATATTCGTTACTTTTCTTTTCAACCTCGgtataaattaaaagaaaaaagacaaccgcctaatgtattttgtttaatgaTCAAAGCTGGTGAAAGAAACAACCGAAAGTATCATCTGTTTTATCaaggaaacaagaggcccaggggccttataggtcacctgagtatcatgtaacaaccttccaatgtttgaaataggtttgtgtttaaatataagaattttacttttggatggaagaaacattgaatagctatgtggtcatgaagtacatgtgtcatttttatgttcaatcaataatccttttttaaaaacctaggtctgagacatcataaagaaaagggttatttactccttagataaaaccaatataagaagattttcaaagaatttctacattttcactatatgaccaatagagccccactctaacacaagaacccctgccccaggggccatgaatttcacaattttggtagagggctcaacgctcattataattatgcccacagtttggcttcttgatgtccaggagtaaagaagattttttgaaattacactcattttgatggtttttgccccacccctcaggccccaggggggcagggaccacgaatttcacaatttttgttcccctccacccacagatgctatatgccaaaattggttgaaattggttcaggggtttcagagaagaagctaaaaatgttcaaatgttaacgcacgacgaacgacgacggacaaaaacggatagcaataggtcacctgaatgattcaggtgacctaataaaagtcTATGCAATTCATAGATTTAAAAGGTGTGATAATAAAGTATGAAATTAAACTGTGTTAATATCTTCTACTGTACGGCGATAAGTTATGGGGGACAAGTTTACTTCTGACACAACAGGATTGTTCAGTCAGGCCCTGTCAATCTAATGAGGCCGCGAAATGGTTTTTTCTTTAATGAAACAAGggtataatcaatcaatttttaacCAGTTTTAATCCATAATATACACAGATCGTGATTCTCTTTGCAGAATGAGCGTAGCGTCTGTCAGAATTTGATGAGAAAATCTTATGACACATGAACATAAATCCTGCATATTTTCTAATCCATCATTTTTCTACTGGATTTTAATTCACTACAGGAAGAATCATGCTTAGACCTTTACGAGAATAAAGAACAAACTGAGACACTGAAATTCATACAGATATTCAAATACGTTAGGGGGTTTCAATACTTCGTCCTTTACACGGTAATCAAGGGAGCACATCTAGTAATCTATGATaccaaattatattttaatgtaaCTTGGGTAATTGCCATCAATGATGtgtatgaaaaaatgaagataacgaacagtgatcaatcccataattcctataaaaaatatacaGTTAAGactagggcaaacacggacccctggacataccagagatgggatcaggtgtctaggaggagtaagcatcccctattgactaGTTATACCCGTCGCAAGCCCCATATCTCGATTAGGTGAAccttagtcaaaattagtgtgtgaAGAACGACCTACATGTAACAGTTGGTATGAATGACGTCAGtcagcattcgacctaacgacaggttggttttgtacatttgatcattataaggaccatagaatttacgaaatgatTACTTTAAACAAGTTTCCCAGTTAGCTTTCggaactgaaaaattgttgagtgtggcagaaaacagcaaaaaaaaaaattttaacgAAACTATTATACCATTACTGACATTTTTAGTTCAATACGATGTGCACGCTACCCCTGAAGTACTGAGCCCGGGGGCGGGTTGAATATTGTACGTCGGGGATAGCTAATTACAGCATCGTGCTTTGACcacgaaaatatcaataattgtttttattacatgattgaataatttaaaacatcgaAACTGAAACTGGCTATTAGAACCTACGTCACGATATCTGGTCGTCCACCTTTGTAAACAGATGTTGTGTCATACGTAGTCAAATGTGATTAGAGACGCGGAGTTTCGTTTGCGATATGATTGAatgatttaaaacattgaaaccgGCTATTAGAGTCTAAAGTGTACCAAACGATACCTAAGCGACCGTTTTGATGTTCGATATTACGACAGTTCAACAGTTGTTAATTTAGCTCTTGTGAAGTCACCCGTTACAGCCAGAATGCAAGACCGATAGTGAGTAGAGACGCAAGTTTACATGTAATCATTggtgtaacaatattatgattTCATTGACATATTTTGTATCAATGATATGAGTAGCCGTTAATGTACATTATCATATTGCCATGGACATCCATGTAAGTAATTTAAACACTATATTTCTTTGTACCATTGAAGCACACGATATTTTCTGATCTGTTCATCCAAGTCTCTATTCAAATCACACCAATTTGGAAAttccaaatttatttttggtccGATATTGGTATaatcaaatgttatattgaCCTAGAATAATATTCTATTGCAGGTGAGCACAAagttctataaaaaaaaaaatcctagtTTGTTAGATCTCTATCAATCAGAAAGTTAGGAATTGTTACATTATATGATAGCATGCGATATCATATTCTAGATGTAACTGGCTAATTGATATTCATGTTGGAATAAAATATTATGTactatacatgtaactttgggTAATTGATATTCATGTTTAGTTAAGATACCAAAAACCAATTAATGTTGTAATGCAGTATCATATTCTAGATGTAAATTTGAGTACTAGCAATAATACGGTACCATATTCTAGGTGTACTTTGATTTCAGCCTCGTCACATGACGAgattattttcacttttaagaATTATATCTTCTCGATCTTTCCAAATGCAATACATACCGTTTGATCCTATATTTCTACAAATAGCCTACaccttatacatatacagtaagtTCATTTAAAATCCTAATTTGAGTTTCGGTTTGCTTATTCTATCGAGGGGGTGAGAGTTGTGGTGTTTTTCGTTTGGccgttttttggggggtggggtatTATTCTATATTGCTTTGTTTATGCAAGTACGTGTTTTAACTTTCAGGGAAACTACATGCAATAGGAAACCTAACGAAACGTCATTAGATATAAATTACGATTTCATATTTGTCATCGTAAAAGAAAGATCTGAAAATTGTGTATCAAAAAATGTCGAAGATCTCAATTGTTATAAAAAATGGTCGAAAACCAGTTCTGTCCTGTTACATTTCGAGAcatcaactctctattttgtattgcctataggagttttgagattgatcactgttcgttatcttcgcctttcatctgAAAAATCCTCGTTTTCCATAACATTGTAGCTGATTTctttcatgatttaaaaaaagaaaatgacttaccttttgaaaatgaaattaatgtcACAATGAGAATGATGCTATATTTTCCTTTGAGGAGTGTCATTTTGGTACATCCAATGGTAAACTTTCTCCAATAAAATAAATTCGCAATTCCTAGAAGTTAGTTATACGCTGATCCGTTCTGTCATTTACGGGACACACATATTTTGGAAGGAGCTGCACGCGTTCTTATACCCGAATGTTATCTCAATAATTCAAACTTTCTACAAAATTACCCAACGAAGATTCTGGTTGTCAAAATTAGCTGTAAATGAATATTCCAGAAAGAAGAAGACAATGTGTTGATATTGCGCTGAAGTGTGGTCCCTGTGTGTCGCGGAGTATTGTCTTAAACCCTCAACTTGCACCGCCAATTTATACTTCTAATTAAAATatagcatgaaatttcatacttGGTTGATCGCAGGATGTCGCTGGTGCGAAAGTAAGCGACAGCTAATGCGCCGTGTTTTGTGATCTCGTTATCATTTCGTGATTTAAAGAGCAAGTGAGTACTTGTTCTTATTGACAACCATTAATTGATGACACCAGATATAAAATTACGATTATGCAAAACTCTCCTGACTTACCTAATTAGCTGTATATATACGAAGATCGAAAATTTACATGAAGCGTAGGATAATAGAAAGGGCTTGTAGTTCGTGTTGAAATCATGTACAGAAATGTGATTTTGTTGATTGTTTGATTCATGTCAGAAATGTGAATAATATAGATTTAGTATAGTGTCAATCTTGAGAGAATCAAAAGCTAGAATGGTAAGGACATGATGGTGAGAAATGAGTTCACTAAAGATTACATTGAAGAGAATTGTTTACAGTTCCCAATTTCAAAAACACAACCTCACACGAAATACACAACCTCAAACGCAATCAAAATTAAATACACTTCACACGcaatcaaaattaaatatacGACCCCCATATAATCAAAATACACAACCTCACACGCAATACACAACGCCACACGCAATACACAACCTCACACGCAATACACAACCTCACACGCAATACACAACGCCAcactaaac encodes the following:
- the LOC125669528 gene encoding uncharacterized protein LOC125669528, which encodes MTLLKGKYSIILIVTLISFSKGQDPGSEFLPNIATFPEGPPAPGDPFEDPLVVTNPGEEVLGDTLATDPGVGDLTPPASLVSDGTDVLTKETAPITDNANVPKQDPPVGGEALVDPGTAADGEIVTGPEGVVDPGAAGDGEIVTGPEGVVDPGAAGDGEIVTGPEGVVDPGAAGDGEIVTGPEGVVDPGAAANGEIVTGPEGVVDPGAEADGEIVTGQESVVDPGAATDGEIVTGPDGVVDPGAAGDGEIVTGPESVVDPGAAGDGEIVTGQESVVDPGAAADGEIVTGPDGVVDPGAAADGEIVTGQEGVVETYPGETTLVESGTGVLPVGDGGVVADVLQTATSPMDPTTTTAPVTTVDFNFNLNETFDGRNDLLLLTATGPTANDSKVANSQIPLENIVNASVVVKTTSDIPGEDTVLTDPVNEYPNKIGGAESNTSITVPEREIAPNLIGDSDVTVATEGDITHPSSDVATAEITPDLKSQKNISQRMAILDSTLTSDENMTSVLMRTPEIGNKSSMNEKHTVRNHTGPSDMVDKEVTDSKIIPNTTTVIDTVIEIPGIINRTDTTTNTEDLLSEYEKKQNEFKTFVEANPDTNFPGPPSPPLSLNTQPELSPESNPQIKAVAPEPKLPPSPSTPQDETLDEVPSIQAPPPTPDPINETSSTLPPPPITDAPKKASKPSYQVIDYPIVPPPPPPPPSNVFKTDFGEDISTQKPTAFVYEPEIPFDPDFDYRPPVNTNKVKPEISIERPDRRIATPKTTDSLKKNAYAFVFDESRNQPRNQPRNRPEGGISLLQYQHDNRNSIEATRQATAVHKNAAYRVSDRNGVQNSNSVQALFDKNKKFVAKFGEPGMPFYQDFFEQRPKAFFSAEPTKSKPFYEGQGSNRVNSRNPTNPVNAKQFYQANDRMPPINVLEEAPVSQRGNTVPKIISTAKPVAARFQPRSIKDPQFSRTNPPFKMNKMDNSFEFWYQLMGKDLQNNKIINQKPVPNAYENPMNMGGKVLNRFWSAANSGRKRGKIETKTPRNIHNNNAHVYQPAEAGSLKPKEAVVNKNAFVFEPQMQISPVEVSDPHRMKIKEYTITNNPNLISTTEARLNMGIPTLSKPLESEQLSNNMYSLENPPPINIDNEIPNVAFQTFTTTTNKPNTLPQPTMSSVAAFRMGPRRIETPIVRNKTPDLAFRASSVENRPIPPPIQPLATEYIPSRKYLPPLNPRPKSVNTVIIKATAAPKRQNIRNVPNVEVIPNAMPYVPAEPIQKPRENSIFDLPRPPAISFGSSSGEKSVSKVVVQKAELPPPIKDALPLHQTTTASNIQEPEPTPVPPMFSINSTIVMKLQNDSVTKEELPPSVCHQCHYVSDVCFLSEAGICNRFVECHRNGDQVRAFEKECAIGNFWNPETLACQKSLYVNCSADPCRNPAVKSHPFLGRCRYFWKCNRGRSEFEFCGQNYRYDGIADTCVPDFQCKDEDPPNDALIQESPPEKCLWTAVDGSLDSFTDGIFNQKCAPGTRFDEVQCTCVISNILPEGEICNPDTLMNFEGEDQTAFKDKSGHMNGIGRDNVKLKNGTGFFYGIGKLSFWRYSNVELGPLLAIQVRFFPYGYSKNPMALVSNCNGSPIGATVDIRLNTKSKQATFKLSTNKQLNNFISLPYEAFKWNTATYVYAGDTFTASINDKKETIPVEGSIPNRHPAIQVGGCNRQDGFRGYTDDIKVYNGCIPEEFEYIIFT